The Desmospora profundinema sequence TACAGAGGAAAAAGAAAAATTGTCAACCAGGGCTTGGACTGCTTGGTTCCGAGATGTCCGGGTCCGCAGAACGACTGCAGACCCGTTTCATCCGTAATGGTCTCGCCCAAGTTCTCGTAATCGATTCCGCAAGCGATCCCGTTCACCGATCATCTGCTCCAGGTAATCCTTTACAACTTCTATATCGTAACCGGTGGAGGATAGGGGAAGAGAGGGAGACAAGGCTTCCTCCGCCGTCTCCGGGATGGGGCTCCAGTCTCCAGAAGCCTCTCCAGCTTCCATCCGCTGAACCTCCGTCGCGAGTTGCTCCATCTCCTTTATCACCTGATCCAGGAAGCGGTGCACACTGTCCTCGTCATAACCGGGAGAACTGCGCTTAAACTCTTGACTGTAAATCCCCGATAACCGCAACGCGCCTCCTCCTTTCAGGGATGACCAGGGCCCTGTCTAGTCATTTTATTTTTGCAAGAGCGAGAGAGGGTTGGCTTTTGGTTCGCCTTTGCACTCACAGAGCACAAGTCTCGCCTAGGTCACTTCGCTCCCGGTCTCGTTATGCACTCACAGAGCACCAATCTCGCCCGAGTCACTTTTGTTCCCTGGTCTCGCTATACGCTTTTTGCAACGAAACGAAGACAGTCATACCAACCCGGGAACCCGCCCGACGAACTTTGTCAGATAGGCCCTAATCCAGCTTTAATTCATGAGTCAGATCCCCTTTACGCACGCGAAACACCGCTTCCCCTTTCTCGCCCTTCCCGATGGAAACCTCGCTTATGTCCGGCTTTCCTGGAGGGCGCAGGTGCAAGACGGTAGTAAAGGTGACGTCGGTCCCTTGTTTTTCATATTGCAGCACCGGATTGGGTTCTTTCTGGTTGGTACGATAGGAAACCCATCCTTGGACGGGGTCTTTTTCCCCTTCCACGATCTCCATCTGGTCCACCGGGTCCAGCTGGCGGATCTCCAATACCGCCCCCCCTTGTCCGCGGGCGGTCATGTGCTTCGCTCTTCCCTCCGCCTCGATCCCCGGAGCGAGATGGAAGTATTGGGTATAGCGATGAGATTGATTCGATTGGATCCGATCCCGCACCAAGAGGATATCCGGTTTGAGATAGACCAATCGACGGGTGATCGTCACCCCGTCATACAGCTGATGGCTGGCTTCCACCCAGGCATATCCTTCGCCGGTCTTTCCCTTGGAGATGCCGGAACCATAGGCATTCACCAGGGACAGATCCGGCTCTTCCCCGTCCACCCCGATGGTGTTGTGGGCGCGAACACTCATCATGTATTCACGAAAGGGATCGTCCCGTTTGTAATTGTACTTGCCGGAATCGACGATCCAATCCTGACCGTATCCATACAGTTCAAACGAGAGCTCGTCCGCCTGTTTATGGGCGCGGGAATGAAAGGCACTGGTAAACGCCAGATGAACCGTATCCTCAAACCGGTCCCCGTCCGCCCAATCGCTGCGAAAGATCGCATACCCCCCCTCTTTAAAGATGCGGTCCACTTTTTTCGGCTTTTTCCCCTTTTTCCCCTGGGTAAAAGAGTATAGCGCTTCCGGAAAAGGCTTTAACTCCTCTTCTTTCAGATCGATGTTGTTGGCGCTGTCGCCGAGGATGGGCATCGTTTGATCGGGCTTAAACAAATAGGTGATCACATCCACCATCTTTTCAATCCGCTCGTCAAAGGTCTTTCC is a genomic window containing:
- a CDS encoding DivIVA domain-containing protein, with the protein product MRLSGIYSQEFKRSSPGYDEDSVHRFLDQVIKEMEQLATEVQRMEAGEASGDWSPIPETAEEALSPSLPLSSTGYDIEVVKDYLEQMIGERDRLRNRLRELGRDHYG
- a CDS encoding alginate lyase family protein codes for the protein MGTQTRRRSMVALLSILLTSFAVSGCFSFGKEELPEAGMEQSKAREWLDKHRDEEERHTFQQRSFSPEEYVRLADGILENRYWLHDGWEEVKLPSDLTWKEDPFNNRSWQLYLHNMIFLEYLTEAYRHTGEEKYLNRGKDLVADWVEGNPYDDPATEMSWHDHGTAVRLMNFVRFFEVWRLSGDKDDAFAAVILGSIQEHADRLASEAFYNDNNNHGIIQSKSLLQTGVLFPELPGSKKWVKQAQTRLTQQVEADVAPDGVHREHSPYYHLFVLKSLLDIREFEEAHDFSVGKTFDERIEKMVDVITYLFKPDQTMPILGDSANNIDLKEEELKPFPEALYSFTQGKKGKKPKKVDRIFKEGGYAIFRSDWADGDRFEDTVHLAFTSAFHSRAHKQADELSFELYGYGQDWIVDSGKYNYKRDDPFREYMMSVRAHNTIGVDGEEPDLSLVNAYGSGISKGKTGEGYAWVEASHQLYDGVTITRRLVYLKPDILLVRDRIQSNQSHRYTQYFHLAPGIEAEGRAKHMTARGQGGAVLEIRQLDPVDQMEIVEGEKDPVQGWVSYRTNQKEPNPVLQYEKQGTDVTFTTVLHLRPPGKPDISEVSIGKGEKGEAVFRVRKGDLTHELKLD